The Brachybacterium huguangmaarense genome contains a region encoding:
- the hutH gene encoding histidine ammonia-lyase produces MTRTLTLSTSGLRADDVLAVARHDARVELADDAREEVQRVRAHVDALAQGSTPVYGVSTGFGALADTAIEPSLRQELQRSLIRSHAAGTGPEVEREVVRALMLLRAKTLASGHTGVRPVVIDTMLAVLNAGITPIVHEYGSLGCSGDLAPLAHCAIVLIGEGRARDREGAERPVPELLAEAGIEPITLQEKEGLALINGTDGMLGQLLMAIADLEELVRIADLTTALSVQALRGRDSVFRAELHEDLRPHPGQTASAANILALLEGSEILADAAGEGSRVQDAYSLRCAPQVAGGVRDTLTHARTVAERELAAAIDNPVVLSDGQITSNGNFHGAPVAYVLDFLAIVAADLASMSERRSDRLLDRSRSFGLPPFLADDPGVDSGFMIAQYTQAALVSTMKRLAAPASVDSIPSSAMQEDHVSMGWHAARKLRTAIDALRSVLAIELLTAARGVDLRAPLRPSAASAAAIAALREHVAGPGRDRFLAPDIDRAEELLRDGSVLRAVQEVVGALR; encoded by the coding sequence ATGACCCGCACCCTCACCCTGTCCACCTCGGGACTGCGCGCCGACGACGTGCTCGCCGTCGCCCGCCACGACGCGCGCGTCGAGCTCGCCGACGACGCGCGCGAGGAGGTCCAGCGCGTCCGCGCCCACGTCGACGCCCTCGCCCAGGGCTCGACCCCCGTCTACGGCGTCTCGACCGGGTTCGGCGCGCTCGCCGACACCGCGATCGAGCCCTCCCTGCGCCAGGAGCTGCAGCGCTCGCTCATCCGCTCGCACGCCGCCGGCACCGGGCCCGAGGTCGAGCGGGAGGTGGTGCGCGCCCTCATGCTGCTGCGCGCCAAGACCCTCGCGAGCGGCCACACCGGGGTGCGTCCCGTCGTCATCGACACCATGCTCGCCGTGCTCAACGCCGGCATCACCCCGATCGTGCACGAGTACGGCTCGCTCGGCTGCTCGGGGGACCTCGCCCCGCTCGCCCACTGCGCGATCGTGCTGATCGGCGAGGGCCGCGCCCGCGACCGCGAGGGCGCGGAGCGCCCCGTGCCCGAGCTGCTCGCCGAGGCCGGGATCGAGCCGATCACGCTGCAGGAGAAGGAGGGCCTGGCCCTCATCAACGGCACCGACGGCATGCTCGGCCAGCTGCTCATGGCGATCGCCGACCTCGAGGAGCTGGTGCGGATCGCGGACCTGACCACGGCGCTCTCGGTGCAGGCCCTGCGCGGGCGCGACAGCGTGTTCCGCGCCGAGCTCCACGAGGACCTGCGCCCCCACCCTGGGCAGACGGCCTCGGCCGCGAACATCCTGGCGCTGCTCGAGGGCTCGGAGATCCTCGCCGACGCGGCGGGGGAGGGCTCACGGGTCCAGGACGCGTACTCGCTGCGCTGCGCGCCCCAGGTCGCGGGCGGCGTGCGCGACACCCTCACCCATGCGCGCACCGTCGCCGAGCGCGAGCTCGCCGCCGCGATCGACAACCCGGTCGTGCTGTCCGACGGGCAGATCACCTCCAACGGCAACTTCCACGGTGCCCCCGTCGCCTACGTGCTGGACTTCCTGGCGATCGTCGCCGCGGACCTCGCCTCGATGTCCGAGCGCCGCAGCGACCGCCTGCTCGACCGTTCGCGCTCCTTCGGGCTGCCGCCGTTCCTCGCCGACGACCCCGGCGTCGACTCCGGCTTCATGATCGCCCAGTACACGCAGGCCGCCCTCGTCTCGACCATGAAGCGCCTCGCCGCGCCCGCGAGCGTCGACTCGATCCCGTCGTCGGCGATGCAGGAGGACCACGTGTCGATGGGCTGGCACGCCGCCCGCAAGCTCCGCACCGCGATCGACGCGCTGCGCAGCGTGCTCGCGATCGAGCTGCTCACCGCGGCGCGCGGGGTCGACCTGCGCGCCCCGCTGCGCCCGTCGGCGGCGAGCGCGGCCGCGATCGCGGCGCTGCGCGAGCACGTCGCGGGGCCCGGCCGGGACCGCTTCCTCGCGCCCGACATCGACCGGGCCGAGGAGCTGCTGCGCGACGGCTCGGTGCTGCGCGCGGTGCAGGAGGTCGTCGGCGCGCTGCGGTGA
- a CDS encoding MmgE/PrpD family protein encodes MKSHHVRTHASSEGLAREDQLAWRIAEVAADPVAVEDDVAEMIVNRVIDNAAVAVASLHRAPVLAARGAAEAHPRAAAPPSRGHGATVVGIPGRFSPEWAAYANGVAVRELDYHDTFLAAEYSHPGDNIPPILAVAQHTGADGAALVRGIATGYEIQIDLVTAISLHAHKIDHVAHLGPSAAAGIGTLLGLAPEVTYQAIGQALHTTTATRQSRKGEISTWKASAPAFAGKMAIEAIDRALRGQTSPAPIWEGEDGVIAWLLDGPEGGYDVPLPEPAEPKRAILDSYTKEHSAEYQAQAWIDLARRLGAERPELRDPRAIDSIVLATSHHTHAVIGTGAGDPQKFDPSASRETLDHSLPYIFAVALQDGTWHHVDSYLPERAARPDTVELWHRISTVEDPEWTRRYHATDLSEKAFGGRLEITLADGSRHVEEIAVADAHPLGARPFGRAEYVAKFRTLADGVLAPAEIDRLLDTAQRLPDLTAEELGSLTVHASGLPAAPEGLF; translated from the coding sequence ATGAAGTCCCATCACGTCCGGACCCACGCGAGCTCCGAGGGGCTCGCCCGCGAGGACCAGCTGGCCTGGCGGATCGCCGAGGTCGCCGCCGACCCCGTCGCCGTCGAGGACGACGTGGCCGAGATGATCGTCAACCGCGTCATCGACAACGCGGCCGTGGCCGTCGCCTCCCTGCATCGTGCGCCCGTGCTCGCCGCGCGCGGCGCCGCCGAGGCGCATCCCCGCGCCGCCGCGCCGCCCTCGCGCGGCCACGGGGCCACGGTGGTGGGGATCCCCGGGCGCTTCTCGCCCGAGTGGGCCGCCTACGCCAACGGCGTCGCGGTGCGCGAGCTCGACTACCACGACACGTTCCTCGCGGCCGAGTACTCCCACCCCGGGGACAACATCCCGCCGATCCTCGCGGTCGCCCAGCACACGGGCGCCGACGGCGCCGCGCTCGTGCGCGGCATCGCGACCGGCTACGAGATCCAGATCGACCTCGTCACCGCGATCTCCCTGCACGCCCACAAGATCGACCACGTCGCCCACCTCGGCCCCTCGGCCGCCGCGGGCATCGGCACCCTGCTGGGGCTGGCGCCGGAGGTGACCTACCAGGCCATCGGCCAGGCCCTGCACACGACCACCGCGACCCGCCAGTCCCGCAAGGGGGAGATCTCGACCTGGAAGGCCTCGGCCCCCGCCTTCGCGGGCAAGATGGCGATCGAGGCGATCGACCGGGCGCTGCGCGGACAGACCTCCCCGGCGCCCATCTGGGAGGGCGAGGACGGCGTGATCGCCTGGCTGCTCGACGGCCCCGAGGGCGGCTACGACGTGCCGCTGCCCGAGCCGGCAGAGCCCAAGCGCGCGATCCTCGACTCCTACACCAAGGAGCACTCCGCCGAGTACCAGGCCCAGGCGTGGATCGACCTCGCCCGGCGTCTCGGCGCCGAGCGCCCGGAGCTGCGCGACCCGCGCGCGATCGACTCGATCGTGCTCGCCACGAGCCACCACACCCACGCCGTGATCGGCACGGGCGCCGGTGACCCGCAGAAGTTCGACCCCTCGGCGAGCCGCGAGACCCTCGACCACTCGCTCCCGTACATCTTCGCGGTCGCCCTGCAGGACGGCACCTGGCACCACGTCGACTCCTACCTCCCCGAGCGGGCCGCGCGACCGGACACCGTCGAGCTGTGGCACCGGATCTCGACGGTCGAGGACCCGGAGTGGACCCGCCGCTACCACGCGACGGACCTGTCCGAGAAGGCGTTCGGCGGGCGCCTCGAGATCACGCTCGCCGACGGATCGCGCCACGTCGAGGAGATCGCCGTGGCCGACGCCCACCCGCTCGGCGCCCGGCCCTTCGGCCGCGCGGAGTACGTGGCCAAGTTCCGCACCCTCGCCGACGGCGTCCTGGCGCCCGCGGAGATCGACCGCTTGCTGGACACCGCCCAGCGCCTGCCCGACCTCACGGCCGAGGAGCTGGGCTCCCTGACCGTGCACGCATCCGGCCTGCCCGCCGCGCCCGAGGGGCTGTTCTGA
- the prpB gene encoding methylisocitrate lyase, whose protein sequence is MLEATASPHAKRLALREALASGSLVRAPGAFNPLSARLVEDKGFEAVYISGAVISADLALPDIGLTTLTEVAQRAAQIARVTDLPALVDADTGFGEPMNAARTVQIMEDAGVAGLHIEDQVNPKRCGHLDGKEVVDVTTAARRIRAAVQGRRDDAFLVMARTDVRGVDGIDAACERARALVDAGADAIFPEAMGTLEEFAAIRRAVDVPILANMTEFGKSELFPHQALADVGVNLVIHPVSLLRSAMGAAERALDVLAADGTLEAVVGGMQTRARLYELVDYEAYAAFDDSIATFDLRDTRS, encoded by the coding sequence ATGCTCGAGGCGACCGCGAGCCCGCATGCCAAGCGCCTCGCCCTGCGCGAGGCCCTCGCCTCCGGTTCCCTCGTGCGCGCCCCCGGTGCCTTCAACCCGCTGTCCGCCCGGCTCGTGGAGGACAAGGGCTTCGAGGCGGTGTACATCTCGGGCGCCGTGATCTCGGCCGACCTCGCCCTCCCCGACATCGGGCTGACCACCCTCACCGAGGTCGCCCAGCGCGCCGCCCAGATCGCCCGCGTCACCGACCTGCCCGCCCTCGTCGACGCCGACACCGGCTTCGGGGAGCCCATGAACGCGGCCCGCACCGTGCAGATCATGGAGGACGCGGGCGTCGCGGGCCTGCACATCGAGGACCAGGTCAACCCCAAGCGGTGCGGCCACCTCGACGGCAAGGAGGTGGTCGACGTGACCACCGCGGCCCGCCGCATCCGCGCCGCCGTCCAGGGGCGCCGCGACGACGCCTTCCTCGTCATGGCCCGCACCGACGTGCGCGGCGTCGACGGCATCGACGCCGCGTGCGAGCGCGCGCGGGCCCTCGTCGACGCGGGCGCCGACGCGATCTTCCCCGAGGCCATGGGCACGCTCGAGGAGTTCGCGGCGATCCGCCGGGCCGTCGACGTGCCGATCCTGGCCAACATGACCGAGTTCGGGAAGTCGGAGCTGTTCCCGCACCAGGCGCTCGCCGACGTGGGCGTGAACCTCGTGATCCACCCCGTCTCGCTGCTGCGCAGCGCGATGGGCGCCGCCGAGCGCGCGCTCGACGTGCTCGCCGCCGACGGCACCCTCGAGGCCGTCGTGGGCGGGATGCAGACCCGCGCCCGTCTCTACGAGCTCGTCGACTACGAGGCGTACGCCGCGTTCGACGACTCGATCGCCACGTTCGACCTGAGGGACACCAGGAGCTGA
- a CDS encoding bifunctional 2-methylcitrate synthase/citrate synthase, producing the protein MSETPTGPEIRKGLTGVVVDRTAISQVDPATSTLLYRGYPVQDLAARCSFEEVAYLLWHGELPDDEQLAAFTAAERSQRALPPAVRTIIDAMPPAAHPMDVLRTAVSAYGTLDPEAADASETANQAKALRLFAVLPAMVAYDQRRRRGLEPIAPREDLGYSRNVLWMTHGREPSDVEADVFDQSMTLYAEHSFNASTFTARVVTSTLSDLYSAVVAGIGALKGPLHGGANEAVLHMFDEIGDASRARAWLGEALAAKRLVMGFGHRVYKNGDSRVPTMRAALDRLVAERSRDDVTALYDELERAMDEATGIKPNLDFPSGPAYHLLGFDTEVFTPVFVASRVTGWTAHIMEQLRSNALIRPLSAYDGPARREVPEGRGARA; encoded by the coding sequence ATGAGCGAGACCCCCACCGGCCCGGAGATCCGCAAGGGCCTGACCGGCGTCGTCGTCGACCGCACCGCGATCTCCCAGGTCGATCCCGCCACGAGCACCCTGCTCTACCGCGGCTACCCCGTGCAGGACCTCGCAGCCCGCTGCAGCTTCGAGGAGGTCGCCTACCTGCTGTGGCACGGCGAGCTGCCCGACGACGAGCAGCTCGCGGCGTTCACGGCCGCCGAGCGCTCCCAGCGGGCGCTGCCGCCCGCCGTGCGCACGATCATCGACGCGATGCCGCCCGCCGCGCACCCGATGGACGTGCTGCGCACCGCCGTCTCGGCCTACGGCACCCTCGACCCCGAGGCGGCGGACGCCTCCGAGACCGCCAACCAGGCCAAGGCGCTGCGCCTGTTCGCCGTGCTGCCCGCGATGGTCGCCTACGACCAGCGGCGACGGCGGGGCCTCGAGCCGATCGCCCCGCGCGAGGACCTCGGCTACTCGCGCAACGTCCTGTGGATGACGCACGGGCGGGAGCCGAGCGACGTCGAGGCCGACGTCTTCGATCAGTCGATGACCCTGTACGCCGAGCACTCCTTCAACGCGTCGACGTTCACGGCGCGCGTGGTCACCTCGACCCTGTCGGACCTCTACTCGGCGGTGGTCGCGGGCATCGGCGCCCTCAAGGGGCCCCTGCACGGCGGGGCGAACGAGGCCGTGCTGCACATGTTCGACGAGATCGGGGACGCGAGCCGGGCGCGGGCCTGGCTCGGCGAGGCCCTCGCCGCCAAGCGCCTCGTGATGGGCTTCGGGCACCGGGTCTACAAGAACGGCGACTCCCGGGTCCCGACCATGCGGGCCGCGCTCGACCGGCTCGTCGCCGAGCGGAGCCGCGACGACGTGACCGCGCTGTACGACGAGCTCGAGCGCGCGATGGACGAGGCCACCGGCATCAAGCCCAACCTCGACTTCCCGAGCGGGCCGGCCTACCACCTGCTCGGCTTCGACACCGAGGTCTTCACGCCCGTCTTCGTCGCGAGTCGGGTCACCGGCTGGACCGCGCACATCATGGAGCAGCTGCGCTCGAACGCGCTGATCAGACCGCTGTCCGCGTACGACGGCCCCGCCCGGCGCGAGGTGCCGGAGGGACGCGGAGCGCGCGCCTGA
- a CDS encoding NADP-dependent oxidoreductase, with translation MKAITYSSYGDPDVLTLDEVAEPKVGPGEVRLAVRAAGVNPVDWKIVAGGLDPLMTVHFPAIPGWDVAGVVEAVGLDVTEVAEGDEVMAYGRKDWVEQGSFAERMTVPVRTLARKPASLGWEQAAALPLAGLTAYQSLTRLGVGEGSTVLVHGANGGVGGFAVQIAAALGARVIGTASPHHHDRVRGLGAEPVAYGDGLADRVRALAPAGVDVVVDYVGGVLETTLAVLADGGRHASIADPQVEAAGGTYLWVRPDAADLTALAELVENGRLRVDVARSFPLAQAAEAFRASMEGHTSGKIAITIGS, from the coding sequence ATGAAGGCGATCACCTACAGCAGCTATGGAGACCCCGACGTCCTCACCCTCGACGAGGTCGCGGAGCCGAAGGTCGGCCCCGGGGAGGTGCGCCTGGCCGTGCGCGCGGCGGGCGTGAACCCCGTGGACTGGAAGATCGTGGCCGGCGGCCTCGACCCCCTGATGACCGTGCACTTCCCGGCGATCCCCGGCTGGGACGTGGCCGGGGTCGTGGAGGCCGTCGGGCTGGACGTCACGGAGGTCGCCGAGGGCGACGAGGTCATGGCCTACGGCCGCAAGGACTGGGTCGAGCAGGGATCCTTCGCCGAGCGCATGACGGTCCCCGTGCGCACCCTCGCCCGCAAGCCGGCGTCGCTCGGCTGGGAGCAGGCGGCCGCGCTCCCGCTCGCGGGTCTCACCGCGTACCAGAGCCTCACCCGCCTCGGCGTCGGCGAGGGGAGCACCGTCCTCGTGCACGGCGCGAACGGCGGCGTCGGAGGCTTCGCCGTGCAGATCGCCGCGGCCCTTGGGGCCCGGGTGATCGGCACCGCCTCCCCGCACCATCACGACCGCGTGCGCGGGCTCGGGGCCGAGCCGGTGGCCTACGGCGACGGTCTCGCGGACCGGGTGCGCGCCCTCGCCCCCGCGGGCGTCGACGTCGTCGTCGACTACGTGGGCGGCGTCCTGGAGACGACGCTCGCCGTGCTCGCCGACGGCGGCCGGCACGCCTCGATCGCCGATCCGCAGGTCGAGGCCGCGGGCGGCACCTACCTGTGGGTCCGGCCCGATGCCGCGGACCTCACCGCCCTCGCCGAGCTGGTCGAGAACGGGAGGCTGCGCGTCGACGTCGCGCGATCCTTCCCCCTCGCCCAGGCCGCCGAGGCGTTCCGCGCCAGCATGGAGGGCCACACGAGCGGCAAGATCGCGATCACGATCGGCTCGTGA
- a CDS encoding GNAT family N-acetyltransferase produces MTARFTIDLPVLADAPALAAVHVQAWREAYAGLLPATFFDEAARERREQMWTATLSTSSPATIRERLRIARDARGTAAGFLLVGDARDDDAPVPLELQALNLATALYGSGAARALVTELLGDRAAYLWVADPNPRAQRFYAKVGFVPDGAEKRDPGLEDLREIRMTRLVTSRS; encoded by the coding sequence ATGACCGCACGCTTCACGATCGACCTGCCCGTGCTCGCCGACGCGCCCGCGCTCGCGGCGGTGCACGTGCAGGCGTGGCGCGAGGCCTATGCGGGTCTCCTGCCCGCGACCTTCTTCGACGAGGCCGCCCGTGAGCGCCGCGAGCAGATGTGGACGGCGACGCTGTCCACGTCGAGCCCCGCGACGATCCGGGAGCGCCTGCGCATCGCGCGCGACGCGCGCGGCACCGCGGCGGGGTTCCTGCTGGTCGGCGACGCCCGCGACGACGACGCGCCGGTCCCGCTCGAGCTGCAGGCGCTCAACCTCGCGACCGCGCTGTACGGCAGCGGGGCCGCCCGGGCACTCGTGACCGAGCTGCTGGGCGACCGCGCCGCCTACCTGTGGGTGGCCGATCCCAATCCGCGCGCCCAGCGCTTCTACGCCAAGGTCGGCTTCGTGCCCGACGGCGCCGAGAAGCGCGATCCGGGCCTCGAGGACCTGCGCGAGATCCGGATGACGCGCCTCGTCACGAGCCGATCGTGA
- the pdxH gene encoding pyridoxamine 5'-phosphate oxidase, whose product MTSTPAEEESRRRRRLAAERIDYGAGALADEAIAAAADAEGPSPFPLFSRWLEEAFARRDEVGDLPEPSAVVLSTVDLTGDVPRPRSRTVLMKAWDERGVVVYTNKDSAKGRELAADAWASVLLPWYPLQRQVRIDGRVEDASAAEADAYWDSRPRASQLGAWASDQSRPVASRAALDARYAEAEARFASDAPIPRPPHWGGYRLVPDRVEFWQGRHGRLHDRIVFEREAEQGAWRVVRLQP is encoded by the coding sequence ATGACGAGCACACCCGCCGAGGAGGAGTCCCGGCGTCGACGGCGCCTCGCGGCCGAACGCATCGACTACGGGGCGGGGGCGCTCGCGGACGAGGCGATCGCCGCGGCGGCCGACGCCGAGGGGCCCTCCCCCTTCCCCCTGTTCTCGCGCTGGCTCGAGGAGGCGTTCGCGCGCCGCGACGAAGTGGGCGACCTGCCCGAGCCGAGCGCCGTCGTGCTCTCGACGGTCGACCTGACGGGCGACGTGCCGCGCCCGCGATCGCGCACGGTGCTCATGAAGGCGTGGGACGAGCGCGGCGTCGTGGTCTACACGAACAAGGACTCCGCCAAGGGCCGCGAGCTCGCGGCCGACGCGTGGGCGAGCGTGCTGCTGCCGTGGTACCCGCTCCAGCGTCAGGTGCGGATCGACGGGCGCGTCGAGGACGCGTCCGCCGCCGAGGCCGACGCGTACTGGGACTCGCGGCCCCGGGCCTCGCAGCTCGGCGCATGGGCCTCGGACCAGTCGCGTCCCGTCGCCTCGCGGGCGGCGCTGGACGCGCGCTACGCCGAGGCCGAGGCGCGCTTCGCCTCCGACGCGCCGATCCCCCGGCCGCCGCACTGGGGCGGCTATCGCCTCGTGCCCGACCGGGTGGAGTTCTGGCAGGGGCGCCACGGGCGCCTGCACGACCGCATCGTGTTCGAGCGGGAGGCCGAGCAGGGCGCGTGGCGGGTCGTGCGCCTGCAGCCGTAG
- a CDS encoding ABC transporter substrate-binding protein — MFDAAFTPRRRTVLLSLAGLPVLLTACAQTSEDGGSDGGGSGDGLTAGTTDKVTALDPAGAYDNGSSMVWTQCYGYLLNTEIGSTDGVPKPDLADTAEFTGDAEYTVTLKDGLTFANGNPITAKDVKHTFDRQLAIADPNGPSSLLANLDSVEAVDDSTAVFHLKEGKDQTFPYVLSSPAGPIVDASVFPADAILPDADIVKAKAFSGPYQIASFKLNELVSYEAFDGYKGLYGAPKTPSISTTYYADANNMKLDVQQGNVDVVYRSLSATDVESLKKDGKVTVHDGPGGEIRYIVFNFDTMPYGAKTAEADPAKAQAVRQAAADLIDRAAIAKDVYKDTYTPLFGYIPDGLPGAGTQFKDDYGDGQGGPDAATAKSRLDAAGVAVPVKLSLQYNPDHYGESSGDEYAAVKSQLEADGLFQVDLQSTEWVQYSKDRTSDVYPAYQLGWFPDYSDADNYLSPFFITDNFLANHYADPQVDQLVAQQRSTEDPAAREALFQQIQDIVSTAVSTIPLLQGSQIAVSGADLQGVTLDSSFKFRYVPLSK, encoded by the coding sequence ATGTTCGACGCCGCCTTCACCCCTCGCCGCCGCACGGTCCTGCTGTCGCTGGCCGGGCTCCCCGTCCTGCTGACCGCATGCGCCCAGACCTCGGAGGACGGCGGGAGCGACGGCGGCGGCTCGGGCGACGGCCTCACGGCCGGCACGACCGACAAGGTGACCGCGCTGGATCCCGCGGGCGCCTACGACAACGGCTCGTCGATGGTCTGGACCCAGTGCTACGGGTACCTGCTCAACACCGAGATCGGCTCGACGGACGGCGTGCCCAAGCCCGACCTCGCCGACACGGCCGAGTTCACGGGCGACGCCGAGTACACGGTGACCCTCAAGGACGGCCTGACCTTCGCCAACGGCAACCCCATCACCGCCAAGGACGTCAAGCACACGTTCGACCGCCAGCTCGCGATCGCGGACCCCAACGGCCCCTCGAGCCTGCTCGCGAACCTCGACTCGGTCGAGGCCGTCGACGACTCGACGGCCGTCTTCCACCTCAAGGAGGGCAAGGACCAGACCTTCCCCTACGTCCTGTCGAGCCCCGCCGGCCCCATCGTCGACGCGAGCGTCTTCCCCGCCGACGCGATCCTCCCCGACGCCGACATCGTCAAGGCCAAGGCCTTCAGCGGGCCGTACCAGATCGCGTCGTTCAAGCTCAACGAGCTCGTCTCCTACGAGGCCTTCGACGGCTACAAGGGCCTGTACGGCGCGCCGAAGACGCCGAGCATCTCGACGACCTACTACGCCGACGCCAACAACATGAAGCTCGACGTGCAGCAGGGCAACGTCGACGTCGTCTACCGCTCCCTGTCGGCGACCGACGTCGAGTCGCTCAAGAAGGACGGCAAGGTCACCGTGCACGACGGCCCGGGCGGCGAGATCCGCTACATCGTCTTCAACTTCGACACGATGCCCTACGGGGCGAAGACCGCCGAGGCGGATCCCGCGAAGGCGCAGGCGGTGCGCCAGGCCGCGGCCGACCTGATCGACCGCGCCGCGATCGCCAAGGACGTCTACAAGGACACCTACACCCCGCTGTTCGGCTACATCCCCGACGGCCTGCCCGGCGCCGGCACCCAGTTCAAGGACGACTACGGCGACGGCCAGGGCGGACCCGACGCCGCCACGGCGAAGTCCCGCCTGGACGCGGCGGGCGTCGCGGTCCCGGTCAAGCTGTCGCTGCAGTACAACCCGGACCACTACGGCGAGTCCTCGGGCGACGAGTACGCGGCCGTGAAGTCCCAGCTCGAGGCCGACGGGCTGTTCCAGGTCGACCTGCAGTCCACGGAGTGGGTCCAGTACTCCAAGGACCGCACGAGCGACGTCTACCCCGCCTACCAGCTCGGCTGGTTCCCGGACTACTCCGACGCCGACAACTACCTCTCGCCGTTCTTCATCACGGACAACTTCCTCGCCAACCACTACGCGGACCCGCAGGTCGACCAGCTGGTGGCCCAGCAGCGCTCGACCGAGGACCCCGCGGCCCGCGAGGCGCTGTTCCAGCAGATCCAGGACATCGTCTCGACGGCCGTCTCCACGATCCCGCTGCTCCAGGGCTCCCAGATCGCGGTCTCGGGCGCGGACCTGCAGGGCGTGACCCTGGACTCGTCCTTCAAGTTCCGCTACGTGCCGCTGTCGAAGTGA
- a CDS encoding ABC transporter permease yields MRFLLIIPTVFILMTVVFFLMRITGDPITAAQGGRLTPAELARRRAEAGYDRPLIVQYLEYLGRVVRGDFGETYTDHTPITQLLVTYGSATAELVLYAVVVALVLGVPLGMLAARFRDRWPDALLRILAILGYATPVFFVGLLLKLVFSVQLGWLPVAGRISSRGELTMGRITNPSPFYLLDAVRLGDGALIGDVLSHAVLPAIALGLLTGGVFLRLVRTNLIGTLEMPYVDSARSRGVPEPRLVTRHALRPALIPIVTVMGMQIAMMLGGAVLTETTFEWKGLGYMLAQYMQARDYVAVQGIVMLLAVIVAISNFLVDVIAALIDPRVRY; encoded by the coding sequence GTGCGCTTCCTCCTGATCATCCCGACGGTCTTCATCCTCATGACCGTCGTGTTCTTCCTGATGCGCATCACGGGCGACCCGATCACGGCCGCCCAGGGCGGCCGCCTGACCCCGGCGGAGCTGGCCCGGCGCCGGGCCGAGGCGGGGTACGACCGGCCCCTGATCGTGCAGTACCTCGAATACCTCGGGCGCGTGGTGCGCGGGGACTTCGGGGAGACCTACACCGACCACACGCCGATCACGCAGCTGCTCGTCACGTACGGCTCGGCGACCGCCGAGCTCGTCCTCTACGCGGTCGTCGTGGCCCTCGTGCTCGGCGTGCCGCTGGGCATGCTGGCCGCGCGCTTCCGCGACCGCTGGCCCGACGCGCTGCTGCGGATCCTCGCGATCCTCGGCTACGCGACGCCGGTGTTCTTCGTCGGCCTGCTGCTCAAGCTCGTGTTCTCGGTGCAGCTGGGATGGCTCCCCGTCGCGGGCCGCATCTCGAGCCGCGGCGAGCTGACGATGGGGCGGATCACCAACCCCTCGCCGTTCTACCTGCTCGACGCGGTGCGCCTGGGCGACGGGGCCCTCATCGGGGACGTGCTGAGCCATGCCGTGCTGCCTGCGATCGCGCTCGGCCTGCTCACGGGCGGCGTGTTCCTGCGCCTGGTCCGCACCAACCTGATCGGCACCCTCGAGATGCCCTACGTGGACTCGGCCCGCTCCCGCGGCGTCCCGGAGCCGCGCCTGGTGACGCGGCACGCGCTGCGGCCCGCCCTGATCCCGATCGTGACCGTGATGGGGATGCAGATCGCGATGATGCTGGGCGGCGCCGTCCTGACCGAGACCACGTTCGAGTGGAAGGGCCTGGGCTACATGCTGGCCCAGTACATGCAGGCCCGCGACTACGTGGCCGTGCAGGGCATCGTCATGCTGCTCGCCGTGATCGTCGCGATCTCCAACTTCCTCGTCGACGTGATCGCCGCGCTCATCGACCCCCGCGTGAGGTACTGA